GGCCATCAACCTGGACGCGCCGTTCCTGCTGAGCCGGCGCTTCGGGCGCGGGATGGTGGAGCGCGGGCGGGGCAAGATCATCAACGTGGCCTCGCTGCTGGCGTTCCAGGGCGGCATCCTGGTGCCCTCGTACACGGCCAGCAAGCACGCCGTCGCGGGGCTCACCAAGGCGCTGGCGAACGAATGGGCCGGCCGCGGCGTGAACGTGAACGCGCTGGCGCCGGGGTACATGGCGACGGCCAACACCGCCCCGCTGCGCGCGGACCCCGTGCGCACGGAAGCCATCCTGGGCCGCATTCCCGCCGGGCGCTGGGGCGAGCCGGAGGACCTGGCCGGCGCCGCCGTCTTTCTCGCCTCGCCCGCCAGCGACTACGTGAACGGGCACGTGCTGGTGGTGGATGGGGGATGGATGGCGCGCTGAGCGCCATCCAGCGGAGCGATCGGTTGATGGATTCGGCGCGACGGGCGGAGTTCGCGGGCGGCCCCCACCCGGGCTCGTACTACTCGCCCACCCTCCCCCAAAAAAGACTGGGGGAGGGTTGGGGGCGGCGGCGGGTCCGGT
The sequence above is a segment of the Longimicrobium terrae genome. Coding sequences within it:
- the kduD gene encoding 2-dehydro-3-deoxy-D-gluconate 5-dehydrogenase KduD is translated as MSGMFRLDGRRAVVTGAGAGLGRGMAIGLAAAGADVVCVDRDAEGVHTTAAAIRDAGSQAWALTADLSDRDALHAMADEAESAAGQIDILVNNAGTIRRHPAVEFPDEAWDAVMAINLDAPFLLSRRFGRGMVERGRGKIINVASLLAFQGGILVPSYTASKHAVAGLTKALANEWAGRGVNVNALAPGYMATANTAPLRADPVRTEAILGRIPAGRWGEPEDLAGAAVFLASPASDYVNGHVLVVDGGWMAR